In Oncorhynchus kisutch isolate 150728-3 linkage group LG5, Okis_V2, whole genome shotgun sequence, a genomic segment contains:
- the lig4 gene encoding DNA ligase 4, producing MEGTSKSESAAPQNSVAAQVPFLHLCTTLEKIQKTKLRPDKSKFLRDFIDSWRKFHAALHKDNPTTTDSFYPAMRLIVPSFERERVAYGIKESMLAKLYIDVLGLPKNGPEANKLLNYRTPTTSQGEAGDFALMTYFVLKKRCTSQGNLTIREVNDFLDSVAINNAGKQKDLVKKSLLHLITQSTALEQKWLIRMILKDMKLGVSKETVLQVFHLDAAELYNVTTDLNKVCRQLHDPFVSLSEVSIGLFFAFKPMLAAVANMRQVEKQMGNSTFFIETKLDGERIQLHKDGDVYKYFTRNSFEYTQQFGASPLEGSLTPFIHNVFKPHVVKCILDGEMMAYNPTTDTFMQKGSKFDIKRLVDDSELQTCFCVFDVLLVNDHKFGNETLKVRHDNLQTVFTPVKGRIHVVPKTEAKTMQEVVNALNEAIDNREEGIMVKDPSSVYKPDKRGEGWLKIKPEYVDGLMDELDLLIVGGYWGKGRRGGMMSHFLVAVAEAPEPGEKPSVFHTLCRIGSGYTMKELYDLGLKLAKHWKVYRKNDPPASILCGMERPEVFIDPCNSVIIQVKAAEIVSSEMYKTNCTLRFPRIEKIREDKEWHQCMTLAELDQFRNKASGKLFSRHLRINDNDEPEKKKRKSPAATKPKKAVGVIDHFKSQDLSGVTKETDMFEDVEFCVMNGNEAHPKAELEKAVARCGGIVVQNPGPDTYCVIAAVENMRVKNLISSDQHDVVWAAWLLECLDRKQVVPWQPRHMIHISPSTKEHFAKEYDCYGDSYFVDTDEQQLREVFGRIGRVDTLTAQCIAKLEERFSWDDLPTSMFRPFRVYMDRYADIGDPKSIVPATCLDTRALEFRFHGGTVVQKLEEGVSHVIVVEETRVLALRTLRRLFTKKFKIVRESWVTESIKAGVLQNDNDYLV from the coding sequence ATGGAGGGAACCTCAAAAAGCGAATCTGCTGCTCCCCAGAACTCTGTCGCTGCTCAAGTTCCATTTCTTCACCTGTGCACCACGCTTGAAAAAATACAGAAGACCAAACTCCGACCAGACAAATCAAAGTTTCTTCGTGACTTCATAGACTCCTGGAGGAAGTTCCATGCGGCCCTCCACAAAGACAACCCTACCACCACAGACTCTTTCTACCCGGCCATGCGTCTCATAGTCCCCTCGTTCGAAAGGGAGCGTGTGGCCTATGGCATTAAAGAGAGTATGTTAGCCAAGCTCTACATAGACGTCTTGGGTCTCCCCAAGAATGGACCGGAAGCCAACAAACTGTTGAATTACCGCACCCCCACCACATCTCAGGGGGAGGCGGGAGACTTCGCTCTTATGACCTACTTTGTGTTGAAGAAACGCTGCACAAGCCAGGGAAACCTCACCATCAGAGAAGTCAACGACTTTCTGGACTCGGTGGCCATCAACAATGCTGGTAAGCAGAAGGACCTGGTGAAGAAGAGCCTGCTGCACCTTATCACCCAGAGCACGGCACTGGAGCAGAAGTGGCTTATCCGCATGATCCTGAAGGACATGAAGCTGGGGGTCAGCAAAGAGACCGTGCTCCAGGTGTTCCACTTAGATGCGGCCGAGCTCTACAACGTCACCACAGACCTAAACAAGGTGTGCCGGCAGCTCCACGACCCCTTTGTGTCCCTCAGCGAAGTGTCCATTGGCCTGTTCTTTGCCTTCAAACCTATGCTGGCCGCCGTGGCCAACATGCGCCAGGTGGAGAAGCAGATGGGCAACAGCACCTTCTTCATAGAGACCAAGCTGGATGGAGAGCGCATCCAGCTGCACAAGGATGGCGACGTCTACAAGTACTTCACACGGAACTCCTTCGAGTACACCCAGCAGTTTGGTGCATCGCCGCTAGAGGGCTCCCTGACGCCTTTCATCCACAATGTCTTCAAGCCCCACGTAGTCAAATGCATCCTGGATGGGGAGATGATGGCGTACAACCCCACTACCGACACCTTCATGCAAAAAGGAAGCAAGTTTGACATCAAGAGGCTAGTGGATGACTCCGAGCTGCAGACGTGCTTTTGCGTTTTCGATGTACTTCTTGTGAACGACCACAAGTTTGGCAACGAGACGTTGAAGGTGCGCCACGACAACCTTCAGACTGTCTTCACTCCTGTTAAAGGGAGGATACACGTGGTGCCGAAAACGGAGGCCAAAACTATGCAAGAGGTGGTAAACGCCCTCAACGAAGCCATTGACAACAGGGAAGAGGGCATCATGGTGAAAGATCCCTCATCCGTCTACAAGCCCGATAAGCGAGGTGAGGGCTGGCTCAAGATAAAGCCGGAGTACGTTGATGGCTTGATGGATGAGCTCGACCTGTTGATTGTCGGAGGCTACTGGGGAAAAGGAAGGCGAGGTGGCATGATGTCTCATTTCCTCGTCGCGGTGGCCGAAGCTCCGGagcctggagagaaaccctccgtTTTCCACACGCTCTGTCGCATCGGTTCCGGCTACACCATGAAGGAGCTGTATGACTTGGGGTTGAAGCTGGCCAAGCACTGGAAAGTCTACCGGAAGAACGACCCTCCGGCCTCTATTCTGTGTGGGATGGAGAGACCGGAAGTCTTCATTGACCCGTGCAACTCGGTCATCATCCAGGTGAAGGCAGCAGAAATAGTCAGTAGTGAGATGTACAAAACCAACTGCACGCTACGCTTCCCCAGGATCGAGAAGATCCGGGAGGACAAAGAGTGGCACCAGTGCATGACCCTAGCTGAGCTCGATCAGTTTCGCAACAAGGCGTCCGGGAAGTTGTTCTCGCGCCACCTCCGCATCAATGACAATGACGAGCCTGAAAAGAAGAAGCGCAAGTCGCCGGCAGCGACCAAGCCCAAGAAAGCTGTCGGCGTCATCGACCACTTCAAGTCCCAGGACCTATCTGGCGTTACCAAGGAGACGGACATGTTCGAGGACGTGGAGTTCTGTGTTATGAATGGCAATGAGGCGCACCCCAAGGCGGAGCTGGAGAAAGCAGTGGCCCGATGTGGCGGTATTGTAGTCCAGAACCCGGGACCGGACACCTACTGTGTGATCGCTGCTGTGGAGAACATGCGTGTGAAGAACCTGATCTCTTCAGACCAGCACGACGTAGTGTGGGCTGCCTGGCTGCTGGAGTGCCTAGACAGGAAGCAGGTGGTGCCATGGCAACCGCGTCACATGATACACATTTCACCCTCCACCAAGGAGCACTTTGCCAAGGAATACGACTGCTATGGAGACAGCTACTTTGTGGACACGGACGAGCAGCAGCTGAGGGAAGTCTTCGGTCGGATTGGTAGAGTGGACACTTTGACGGCACAGTGCATCGCTAAGTTGGAGGAACGCTTCAGCTGGGACGACCTCCCCACTAGCATGTTCAGACCTTTCAGAGTCTACATGGACAGATACGCAGACATAGGAGACCCTAAAAGCATCGTACCGGCAACTTGTCTGGATACGCGGGCTCTGGAATTCCGCTTCCACGGAGGGACAGTAGTGCAGAAGCTTGAGGAAGGGGTCTCTCATGTCATAGTGGTGGAGGAAACAAGAGTGTTGGCTTTAAGAACCCTCAGACGACTCTTTACCAAAAAGTTTAAGATTGTTAGAGAGTCATGGGTAACAGAATCTATCAAAGCAGGGGTTTTGCAGAATGACAATGACTACCTAGTGTAA